CGATTGCACAGTAGTTGCCGCAATCCAGCTTATCTCCCTTTTTATAGATAggacacatgacaccttccatccattcCTGTGGCAAAACCATCTCtttccaaatcttggtaatcacccagtgcagcgctttagccagtgcatcaccaccgtatttaaataACTTTCCTAGAAGATGGTCAACCCCTAtggttttgttgtttttcagccagcCTATGTGCTgctgtagttcggatctcgaactaccaatccagtagtaaacattcttgaaaatattcctggatCATCGCTCaatatgcagaaatttttctCATACACTCAGGAAAATGACTCTTATAATTTCCATAAGACCAATCTTATATCTCATATTTGAGAACATTTCATAAGAATGGAATTATGAAAATCATAAGACCTTGTTTTGACAAATTCTGGATTTATATTGGCTATCCAGCAAAATGTTTTCTTGAGGCGTTGATAGGCGTGTGATGTAATCACGCGCCTCCTAATCTTGACGTCCACGGTTCGAATCCgggttacatttttttacatatattcaaaatatttcataagatCGTCTTATGAAATTCATTCCATAAGAAAAActtatgaaaatcaatatatttTCTTATGTCGCAATTTCAAAAGAGTATCTTATGTTCATACGACCCGTTTTCTCAGTGATAAGATTGGTCTTATGAAAATTGTAAGAGCCATTTTCCTGAGTGTAGAATTTTTGTATGGGGCGTAACGCTGTTCGAAACCCACACTTTCCCCTTAAAGCGTGGCGTACCTTGTGGATGCCCCCTCCTATAGACATAACACTAAAaggttttgttgaccaaatgttggtttaatgaaaaaaaaaaaacgtcgtGGTATTTGAGTGTATTATACATTTATATAAGAAACTCATTTAATAGGAGTGAAAAACGTACGTTTGAAGCGATGTCCGTTTAAATTCTAAAATATGTTGATGCAAAAGAAAGTGCTGTTTATTACTTCTTTAAAACCATTTTGGTATAGCCTTTTTTAAAGCCCGAAAAAGGGACGAACACCACGATTAATCACCCTTAATCCTGGTTTCGTAATTATTGAGAAATTTACGAGAAATGTCAACGATACCGTGCAGTACTGCGCTAGAAATACACTATCCAACACTGATATTTGGTGTACGGATATCGATTCTTCACGGTACTTATGCCCAATTGCTCTTTAATTACACTTGTTCATGTGCCATATTACTCAATATTAGTTATCAATAATGCGGTTGAGCTCGTACAGCTTATCTCAAATGATTAAAATCTGCCTTTTGTTTGACTATAGTGCTATAGTACCATTTACACGGGTAAATGGTCcccttccaaattttgttttctaccTTTATTTCATTATAGTTGTTTAAGCAGTCCTACTCACATCGTTTTTTGGTCTTTGATTGtttattcaattttattatAAACTCGAAACATTCTAGCCAGTTTGAGTTAGTGAGTTTTTTATTTGCTTCCATGTACCCTTCAGATGTAGAACTCGTGTGGAGCACAATGAGACACGATCATGTCAGttgtatttatatttattagTATACATTTTCCGGCCGCTAACCGGATTACTTAGTAGTTTATAGTTCGCTTAATGTGATTCGGAATCGTGAATACTTCAACCTGTATTACCAATTCAAAAATTGAACCTAACAACCGTTTGTTGTGATCCAAAGACCCTAACACCGATAAAATAACTTACTATCACAAATCCATTCCACTATAGTGTTACCCATTTCTACCCCCACATCAAGTCTGCTGCTTCCGTATACTTACTGCTGTTTTTTTACTGCGCAGCACATTGAGTTTCCTACGATTGACTTGAGTTGATCCTTTTTCTGTCTCTAATACTGTATCTTAAGTTGAAATTAATGTATTTTGCTAAACTAAACTAATTGAagttttaattcaatttctCATTTCACGTAAAACTTGCTGTACGTACATAGGCATTGAATCGATGCGATTCAATGGGCTCACTGAGTCACCGAACACTGCTTCAATTCTTGGATTCGAACGATCTAGCTGGGCTTAAATCCTTTCTTGGCACCCGTCAGCTGCAAGTCGACGAGCGAGATGATGTAAGTATATACTGCGATAAATCCATTCTTACAAAACCTAACAGTTCTTATGACGAATCTATAATGcggtttttattttaaatgaaataaattccaatttaaaaaaaaaaataaatcaatgtttAGTTACACAAAGAAGCCTTGGTCAAATCAATTTTCTAGAAATAAACTGCATAAAGAGTTTATCACGTGTTGAAAAGTTCACACTTTTTGTGTTGTTGATATCTTGCAGAATGCCACTACAGTACTGATGCTTGCCAGTGGCCGTGGCGCCACGAATTTCGTCAAGGAATTGATTGCACGAGGAGCAGATGTGCAAGCACAGGATTTGGACAACTGGTCCGCACTACTGTTTGCGGCCAAAGCTGGTCATGTGGATATCGTTGAAATTTTGTTGGATAATGGTGCTGATCTTGAACATCGGGATATGGGCGGCTGGACCGCTCTTATGTGGGGTTCCTACAAAGGACACACCGCTGTTGTTTCTTTACTTGTGCAGAAAGGAGCCGATGTTCAAGCTCATGGCAATTATCACTTAAACCCTCTGTTATGGGCTTCGGGACGTGGTCACACCGACATTGTAAAAGTGCTTGTCAATACGGGAGGAGCCAAGCCCAACGTAGGGGATAAGTATGGAACAACTCCGTTGGTTTGGGCATGTCGAAAAGGAAATACAGAGATTGTGGATACCCTTCTGAAAGCAGGAGCCAATGTGGATACAGCTGGTATGTATTCATGGACTCCGCTGTTGGTTGCCGTCAGTGGAGGCAATCAGGAATGTGTCTCATTGTTGCTGGAACGTAAACCTAATGTCAACGCACTGGATAAGGATGGAATGACTGCACTATCGATAGCTTGTAGAGAAGGGCTTACTGAAGTTGCTTCTGCCTTAATCGCTGCTGGTGCTTATGTCAACGTTCAGGACCGTGCTGGTGATACGCCTTTGATCAATGCCGTTAAAGGAGGTTACCGCAGTGTGGTAGAAATTCTACTAAAACGTCATGTGGACGTGGACATACAAGGAAAAGATAGAAAGACTGCCTTATATACCGCTGTTGAAAAAGGACATACAATATTAGTAAAactaattttacaatcaaaccctGACTTAGAGCTTTCAACCAAGGATGGTGACACTTCGCTCCTGCGGGCGGTACGTAATAGAAATCTTGAAATGGTGCAAATGTTGCTGGAGAGAAAAGCAAAAGTTGGTGCATCCGACAAACGTGGAGATACATGTCTTCACGTGGCGATGAGAGCCCGTTCCAAAGCGATCGTCGAGGCATTGCTAAGCAATCCGAAATACAGTCAATTACTGTATCGCTCGAATAAAGCAGGAGAAACACCGTATGGTATTGATGCAATGCATCAGAAGACAATTCTAGGGCAGGTTTTCGGAGCACGACGCCTTAATGCGAATGAAGACTCGGAGGGAATGTTAGGCTATGGATTATATTCTTCAGCATTAGCGGATGTACTTAGTGAACCAACATTGACAACTCCAATTACCGTTGGATTGTATGCAAAATGGGGAAGTGGTAAAAGCTTCCTGCTAGCTAAACTACGAGAGGaaatgaaaagctttgctcAACAATGGTCTGAACCACCTATTCGGGCTCCTATTTTGTTCTTCTTGGTTTGTCTACATGTCGCTGTGGTTATTGCCACAATTGTAGGACTTGCTACCTGGAGTTACATCTTGGGCCTTATTACCGGAATTTCACTGTTGCTGTTGATCTATTTCTTCAACTATCTATTCAAATTTCTGGACAGACGCTACGATCTTGAATGGCTTTACAGTTTAAATTATGGACTATCGAAAAAACTAGGAAGACTCCGTTTAATACTGCAAGTTGCCTTCTGCCATCCGCCCGGTCCGCAAAGCGATTCTCAACCTATGCCTGTACGATTTCATTTTGCTGAAGCAAGTGGTGCTGCCCCGAATGGAGATGCTGCCGTTGCCCTAATGCTGGCATCGATTTTTGATGCTATCGAAGCTCACTATGGATCACTGGCGACTGGATTGTATCGTGCGTTCAGACCAAAGCCATGTAAGTATTCAAACTATTATATTTGCTATGGTATCGATCTTTTTCTTATATTCAGATTCCTACTTCATAGACTTTTGGTATTTTATACGCCATCTCTCTATCAACAAAACTAACTTTAAGAACTCCCAACCTACCTTCAAAATGATTACGTGGTTTATTATTAATCCTAGGAAATTTAAAACCGACTACAGTCTACAGTCAATGATATAGCTTTTTTGATGATTTCTTTTGCATTTTAGTGAAAGCTACCGGAGGTTGGAGGTGGCGTCGCATGTGCTGTGTTCCTGTCGTTCTGTTATTCGAACTAGGAATATTGGGAGTTGTTACAACGGCTTCTTTATCCATTGTTTATACGGAATACGGTAGCAGTGGCAGGTTGGTGGTTGAAAAAATTATCATTGCATGTTATACAGCACAAATTATAATTGTTACTTTTAGGGATGAAATTGCCGTCACCATATACATCCTCATTGGGTTTCTTCTAGCGGGTACGATTGCAAATCTTCATGCGTGGTCAAAGCTCATCGGAGCATTATTTATGACGCAAGGAAAGCATCTCAAACGAGCATTCAATAACAACGAGGCTGCACCTTTGACCGCATTGGGGGCAGAAGTAAGCTTGATGACGGATATGATTCGCTGTTTGGATGCATTTACGAACCAACAGAGTCGGCTGGTTGGAGTAGTTGATGCTTTAGATTCTTGTGATACGGAACGAACTTTGACTATACTGAATGCCATCCAGACTCTTCTCTCAGCTCCCCAGCGACCGTTCGTTTTGCTATTGGCAGTGGATCCACATGTAATAGCCAAAGCAGCCGAGGCTAACAGTAGAAGACTATTTACTGAGGGTGGCATTGGAGGTCATGATTTCCTTAGAAATCTTGTTCACCTTCCAGTTTATCTACAGAATTCGGGTTTAAGAAAAGTGCAGCGAGCTCAGAGCACAGCAATGGCCACATACCGCCGAGTCGTGCCAGACCTAAGCAGGGATGACGAACCACACTTAGGCCACTCAGCTTCAGCAAGACGATTGTCAAATGCTTCCGAGATCATGTCGAGCCAAGAAAAACTTCGAGCTATGCCAGGCACGTCGAGAGCAGGAAGCAAAAAACTACGCGTATCGGATTCAATAGCTAGTTCTATAGGATCGAATCTCCATAAACTTGGACAGAATCCACCGGTAGATTTATCGAAAATTGTGTTGACTGACGACTATTTCAGTGACGTAAATCCTCGTAGTATGCGAAGATTGATGAATGTAATTTACATAACTGGTAAGTAAAATCATGTAGAACATTACCTCCTACTTCCAAATGTTCAATCTATTGTGAAATTGTTCCATAATGGTTTCATGTTGTACTCATCATGCTGCTTATTTATTGACAACTTATCTTTTGCTAAACATTAACGTCAATaatatattttcttattttttatgtagtgCGCCTTTTGAAAGCTTTTCAAATTGACTTTAGTTGGTACCGGCTCAGTTCGTGGATAAACCTTACAGAGCAGTGGCCTTTACGTGCAAGCATGATCGTGCTGGAGCATGACCAAGGGGGAGAAAATTTTGACGATGCCATGTCCCTACAATCGGTTTACGATAAGTATGTAGTGTACTTGAAAGTATTCAACGCCGTATGTttgcaatttttcatttttacagAGTTCGTCCTAAAATTGCTTGCTTGAGGGAAGCAGCAAATTTACTGGACTTGGACAGAGACGAACGCAAACTGGATGCGTTCTTACAGTTACACAAGTCTGATCTACTGGTTTCTGATTTGCGCATATTCTTACCTTTCACCATCAATCTGGACCCGTACCTCAGGAAAGTGCTGAAAGAAGATCAACAAGCAATGGAAGATGAGGGCATTATTATACCAATTAAAAGCGCGATACCCCCTATGAAGTCCCACAGTTTTGTTCCTACTCGTCATTCACACCAAAGTATAATCCATCCAACACCTCAACACGCGACAAGTCTTCCGACGTGGACTGGCTTCTATAACGCTCCGCCAGGCATGCCTATGATGAATTATTATAACCCAAATTTAGCATCTCTAATGCACCCCGACAGCAGTGGCATGAAAAAGACAGGGTCTACAAGCATTCTTATCGATCACTCCACTGATAATCATTCCAATGGTGCTAGTTCGCTACCAGGAAGCTCCAAGCAGCCTTCGAAAAGCCTTCTCAGCCGCGGGTCTCCACCATTAGATTTCGACATCTCCAATATACAACTCAATAAGTTGACCGTCGAAGAACTTATAGATTTGCTCGCTAGTGTTGGTGATCTCAAACCAGCCCTGGACAAGATGTCGCCAGTGTTACGAGACAATGCAATATCTGGCCGCGTACTGTCGTACTGCAGCTTAGATGAACTGAAAACCGTACTAAACCTTAGCTTCGGGCAttgggaaattttcaaaatgctgATTCTGCAGTTACGTGAGAATACTACAGTTTCCAAGAAAAGCACCAAAACCACCACGTTCGCGAAATCCGTCGGCGATAGTTTAGAGATAAGCGACAGCATGCCCACGTCAACACAATCCCCCGCATCGCAATCCGTTTTCCAACCCGTTCGGCAGAAATCCCAGAATCTTCTGGAAAAACAGGTATGTCAATTTGCTGATAATCAAATATTTTACTAATCGTATCAATCATGTCTGGATGAGCAGCCGGCCAAGGTTCATGATTATGAGTACCTACAGGTATTAATTCCGTTCTTTTTTGAATGTATCGAGTGCATTTGATTCCTATCAAGATACCtttaattatttgaatattgGATGTCTATGTATCCAGGATGTTTTATCGTATTGTATAATTTTACGCTTTCGAGTAACATAGGATGTCacattttgtcttttcgaccatgATTTTGGATGTAATGGTATGATATTTTTTGTGGTTCTTATCTTGTTACATTCCCTCTATTGtcattaaaaatatgtatattttGCGAATCTAAGTAGTTTTCTAATTCCATTTCCTTTGTATTGTTTAGTATTTATAAAGAGCAAATATTAATACCTTCTTTCGTCTTACTGGTCCTTAACTATCAAAGGAGGTGGGAAATTGCAAATAAATTGatacatttataaaaaaaaaaaaaatgtttatcagttttcatcgtttttgttttgagaGGTTATAATGTTTCAAtacaattcattttatttttttcaattgaataATTAAAGTTAGCTTCGATAAGGATAGAGACAAAGGAAGAAAATTGTATTTGTTTTGACAATATTCATTGACAAGTTATGCTTTCCTTTAAATCACTGTAACGTAGATTACTTTCTTAAAAAACGGTTGGCGTGTTGCCCAAAACGTCTTCTCTCTACAATGAGTTTTCTAATAGCACTTTTGTAGTAAATATTCTTTGCATTATTCTTGGCTCCAAGCTATTATAGCTATATGGCTGTTTTGGTAGAAGATTGAACTTCATAATGTGCATTCCCtaaatttttgtttgaaaaaaactgATGTTTAATTGTATAATAATGTAAACTAATTTATATAACCTCGAAAACAGTTATTGATGAAGATTTTGTAGACTGGCCTagtttggaacatggaactacaGACCACTGGGATTCGCAAATTACGACTGAATAATTTGACACGAATTCGATCCCCACACATttctaaaataaaaatgaataataaaaaaaatcaacgttgTACAAAATATGCGACGGGCATTGAATAACCAGTCAGTAGTGTCAGACAGATTTTTTGATTAATAGTCCGGGTATCAATCGATTCATATAACATTCCACTCTGATGGTTGACAGAACGGTGTGCCTATCGATTAAAAGCGCGTGTATAGCTAAAGCATTGCTTGGTTTGAACTGCTTGAAGGTAACTACTCACAAAATGTTGATTACACTTTTCCAACTCGGAACTGGCAGGTTGTAACTAACAGAACAGATATAAATTTAGATCATAGGACCGGGACGACTGTTGTCCACTCACAGGAGTAGCTggactgtgatgagcggattGAGTATTTCCATTGATTTAACAGGCGCGCATCTCGGTGAAAAATTGTGCTTATTGGCGGGGTTAACTTGACCGTGTCGGATAAGAGGCTTCCGAAAGGCTTGTGGCAGACATGGGCAACGAAGATACGATAGTTTGTTAATCATTTAGACGAATGATCGATTGTAATCCGGAAATGGTGTACGGAAGGATTGTACATAAAGATGccatagggtagagaaccatttaggcagcaccccctattcccgtcagcagcGTTCATTACTGGAGCGCATTACAATCGAATTCCTTGTTTTTTTTGTACATAGTTAGTTTAACCCTCTCCCGCCCATGGTGTCTGTAGagcaccatcaaattttgcaccttctaaccttcatcgaattgttACAACAACAAGAAGCAATATTTGACACATCTTTATTGTCCCATTAGattgcaaatataatcaattttgagaacaaatagttaaactattgaaaacaatcaattaactattgatttataatcaaaattttttttttcgtttttcactaATTTAAGCTATGGTAAATaatttttgttctagcatttttttcaaagatgatTCCTACCTATTGAAATCCTTGAAAAAAGTCGTGAGCGGGAAAGGGTTGAGttgatatctagtgatgtacaaaaaatcaagtaatttggttggaacgcggtcgaggtaataacgttgcggacgggaatagggggtgctgcccaaatggtcccgctccctacttGCTTGATAATCGATTATGGACTAATTCATCTCCAGATACGAACACAGAACCGGGACGGCTGCAGGGCAATGCCTTGAAAAGCTCAAATGTGTTAACACAGAATTCAGAGGATGGGGAGCTTTTAGTAAGCTTGTCGCACGAAGTTTTTAGTAAGCTGATCGCACAAAGTTTACGGATGGTATTCCTGGGACAGGCTCATTAAATCTTTGGGTTTTGAATATTATTTAGCCAAGACTTCTCTGTAATCGTATTTGCTCATTCGACATTTTACGATGCAGCTTTAACTTGTGCGGTTTAAAAGGGGTGTACCGGAGCGCAATAGACTACCGTGAATACTTTCCATT
The nucleotide sequence above comes from Armigeres subalbatus isolate Guangzhou_Male chromosome 3, GZ_Asu_2, whole genome shotgun sequence. Encoded proteins:
- the LOC134221032 gene encoding kinase D-interacting substrate of 220 kDa-like isoform X4, producing the protein MENRRLLKDRTLSEISPLTQPSTSSNMQRNHSYGSFISYVRNSLLRTASSSSQALNRCDSMGSLSHRTLLQFLDSNDLAGLKSFLGTRQLQVDERDDNATTVLMLASGRGATNFVKELIARGADVQAQDLDNWSALLFAAKAGHVDIVEILLDNGADLEHRDMGGWTALMWGSYKGHTAVVSLLVQKGADVQAHGNYHLNPLLWASGRGHTDIVKVLVNTGGAKPNVGDKYGTTPLVWACRKGNTEIVDTLLKAGANVDTAGMYSWTPLLVAVSGGNQECVSLLLERKPNVNALDKDGMTALSIACREGLTEVASALIAAGAYVNVQDRAGDTPLINAVKGGYRSVVEILLKRHVDVDIQGKDRKTALYTAVEKGHTILVKLILQSNPDLELSTKDGDTSLLRAVRNRNLEMVQMLLERKAKVGASDKRGDTCLHVAMRARSKAIVEALLSNPKYSQLLYRSNKAGETPYGIDAMHQKTILGQVFGARRLNANEDSEGMLGYGLYSSALADVLSEPTLTTPITVGLYAKWGSGKSFLLAKLREEMKSFAQQWSEPPIRAPILFFLVCLHVAVVIATIVGLATWSYILGLITGISLLLLIYFFNYLFKFLDRRYDLEWLYSLNYGLSKKLGRLRLILQVAFCHPPGPQSDSQPMPVRFHFAEASGAAPNGDAAVALMLASIFDAIEAHYGSLATGLYRAFRPKPLKATGGWRWRRMCCVPVVLLFELGILGVVTTASLSIVYTEYGSSGRDEIAVTIYILIGFLLAGTIANLHAWSKLIGALFMTQGKHLKRAFNNNEAAPLTALGAEVSLMTDMIRCLDAFTNQQSRLVGVVDALDSCDTERTLTILNAIQTLLSAPQRPFVLLLAVDPHVIAKAAEANSRRLFTEGGIGGHDFLRNLVHLPVYLQNSGLRKVQRAQSTAMATYRRVVPDLSRDDEPHLGHSASARRLSNASEIMSSQEKLRAMPGTSRAGSKKLRVSDSIASSIGSNLHKLGQNPPVDLSKIVLTDDYFSDVNPRSMRRLMNVIYITVRLLKAFQIDFSWYRLSSWINLTEQWPLRASMIVLEHDQGGENFDDAMSLQSVYDKVRPKIACLREAANLLDLDRDERKLDAFLQLHKSDLLVSDLRIFLPFTINLDPYLRKVLKEDQQAMEDEGIIIPIKSAIPPMKSHSFVPTRHSHQSIIHPTPQHATSLPTWTGFYNAPPGMPMMNYYNPNLASLMHPDSSGMKKTGSTSILIDHSTDNHSNGASSLPGSSKQPSKSLLSRGSPPLDFDISNIQLNKLTVEELIDLLASVGDLKPALDKMSPVLRDNAISGRVLSYCSLDELKTVLNLSFGHWEIFKMLILQLRENTTVSKKSTKTTTFAKSVGDSLEISDSMPTSTQSPASQSVFQPVRQKSQNLLEKQVTLEEQMICGALQTLNEDAFEDVVGSERPSPSGEMFSQYLAPIRESSEIGSPPRLSYNFTNPNLLAHMSATSGDDSFQQRSHLRSHSLHDESLSSVVIMSHPPSNVDDTKV
- the LOC134221032 gene encoding kinase D-interacting substrate of 220 kDa-like isoform X6 → MFRNKLRSSTADQHQALNRCDSMGSLSHRTLLQFLDSNDLAGLKSFLGTRQLQVDERDDNATTVLMLASGRGATNFVKELIARGADVQAQDLDNWSALLFAAKAGHVDIVEILLDNGADLEHRDMGGWTALMWGSYKGHTAVVSLLVQKGADVQAHGNYHLNPLLWASGRGHTDIVKVLVNTGGAKPNVGDKYGTTPLVWACRKGNTEIVDTLLKAGANVDTAGMYSWTPLLVAVSGGNQECVSLLLERKPNVNALDKDGMTALSIACREGLTEVASALIAAGAYVNVQDRAGDTPLINAVKGGYRSVVEILLKRHVDVDIQGKDRKTALYTAVEKGHTILVKLILQSNPDLELSTKDGDTSLLRAVRNRNLEMVQMLLERKAKVGASDKRGDTCLHVAMRARSKAIVEALLSNPKYSQLLYRSNKAGETPYGIDAMHQKTILGQVFGARRLNANEDSEGMLGYGLYSSALADVLSEPTLTTPITVGLYAKWGSGKSFLLAKLREEMKSFAQQWSEPPIRAPILFFLVCLHVAVVIATIVGLATWSYILGLITGISLLLLIYFFNYLFKFLDRRYDLEWLYSLNYGLSKKLGRLRLILQVAFCHPPGPQSDSQPMPVRFHFAEASGAAPNGDAAVALMLASIFDAIEAHYGSLATGLYRAFRPKPLKATGGWRWRRMCCVPVVLLFELGILGVVTTASLSIVYTEYGSSGRLVVEKIIIACYTAQIIIVTFRDEIAVTIYILIGFLLAGTIANLHAWSKLIGALFMTQGKHLKRAFNNNEAAPLTALGAEVSLMTDMIRCLDAFTNQQSRLVGVVDALDSCDTERTLTILNAIQTLLSAPQRPFVLLLAVDPHVIAKAAEANSRRLFTEGGIGGHDFLRNLVHLPVYLQNSGLRKVQRAQSTAMATYRRVVPDLSRDDEPHLGHSASARRLSNASEIMSSQEKLRAMPGTSRAGSKKLRVSDSIASSIGSNLHKLGQNPPVDLSKIVLTDDYFSDVNPRSMRRLMNVIYITVRLLKAFQIDFSWYRLSSWINLTEQWPLRASMIVLEHDQGGENFDDAMSLQSVYDKVRPKIACLREAANLLDLDRDERKLDAFLQLHKSDLLVSDLRIFLPFTINLDPYLRKVLKEDQQAMEDEGIIIPIKSAIPPMKSHSFVPTRHSHQSIIHPTPQHATSLPTWTGFYNAPPGMPMMNYYNPNLASLMHPDSSGMKKTGSTSILIDHSTDNHSNGASSLPGSSKQPSKSLLSRGSPPLDFDISNIQLNKLTVEELIDLLASVGDLKPALDKMSPVLRDNAISGRVLSYCSLDELKTVLNLSFGHWEIFKMLILQLRENTTVSKKSTKTTTFAKSVGDSLEISDSMPTSTQSPASQSVFQPVRQKSQNLLEKQVTLEEQMICGALQTLNEDAFEDVVGSERPSPSGEMFSQYLAPIRESSEIGSPPRLSYNFTNPNLLAHMSATSGDDSFQQRSHLRSHSLHDESLSSVVIMSHPPSNVDDTKV
- the LOC134221032 gene encoding kinase D-interacting substrate of 220 kDa-like isoform X8 translates to MFRNKLRSSTADQHQALNRCDSMGSLSHRTLLQFLDSNDLAGLKSFLGTRQLQVDERDDNATTVLMLASGRGATNFVKELIARGADVQAQDLDNWSALLFAAKAGHVDIVEILLDNGADLEHRDMGGWTALMWGSYKGHTAVVSLLVQKGADVQAHGNYHLNPLLWASGRGHTDIVKVLVNTGGAKPNVGDKYGTTPLVWACRKGNTEIVDTLLKAGANVDTAGMYSWTPLLVAVSGGNQECVSLLLERKPNVNALDKDGMTALSIACREGLTEVASALIAAGAYVNVQDRAGDTPLINAVKGGYRSVVEILLKRHVDVDIQGKDRKTALYTAVEKGHTILVKLILQSNPDLELSTKDGDTSLLRAVRNRNLEMVQMLLERKAKVGASDKRGDTCLHVAMRARSKAIVEALLSNPKYSQLLYRSNKAGETPYGIDAMHQKTILGQVFGARRLNANEDSEGMLGYGLYSSALADVLSEPTLTTPITVGLYAKWGSGKSFLLAKLREEMKSFAQQWSEPPIRAPILFFLVCLHVAVVIATIVGLATWSYILGLITGISLLLLIYFFNYLFKFLDRRYDLEWLYSLNYGLSKKLGRLRLILQVAFCHPPGPQSDSQPMPVRFHFAEASGAAPNGDAAVALMLASIFDAIEAHYGSLATGLYRAFRPKPLKATGGWRWRRMCCVPVVLLFELGILGVVTTASLSIVYTEYGSSGRDEIAVTIYILIGFLLAGTIANLHAWSKLIGALFMTQGKHLKRAFNNNEAAPLTALGAEVSLMTDMIRCLDAFTNQQSRLVGVVDALDSCDTERTLTILNAIQTLLSAPQRPFVLLLAVDPHVIAKAAEANSRRLFTEGGIGGHDFLRNLVHLPVYLQNSGLRKVQRAQSTAMATYRRVVPDLSRDDEPHLGHSASARRLSNASEIMSSQEKLRAMPGTSRAGSKKLRVSDSIASSIGSNLHKLGQNPPVDLSKIVLTDDYFSDVNPRSMRRLMNVIYITVRLLKAFQIDFSWYRLSSWINLTEQWPLRASMIVLEHDQGGENFDDAMSLQSVYDKVRPKIACLREAANLLDLDRDERKLDAFLQLHKSDLLVSDLRIFLPFTINLDPYLRKVLKEDQQAMEDEGIIIPIKSAIPPMKSHSFVPTRHSHQSIIHPTPQHATSLPTWTGFYNAPPGMPMMNYYNPNLASLMHPDSSGMKKTGSTSILIDHSTDNHSNGASSLPGSSKQPSKSLLSRGSPPLDFDISNIQLNKLTVEELIDLLASVGDLKPALDKMSPVLRDNAISGRVLSYCSLDELKTVLNLSFGHWEIFKMLILQLRENTTVSKKSTKTTTFAKSVGDSLEISDSMPTSTQSPASQSVFQPVRQKSQNLLEKQVTLEEQMICGALQTLNEDAFEDVVGSERPSPSGEMFSQYLAPIRESSEIGSPPRLSYNFTNPNLLAHMSATSGDDSFQQRSHLRSHSLHDESLSSVVIMSHPPSNVDDTKV
- the LOC134221032 gene encoding kinase D-interacting substrate of 220 kDa-like isoform X1 codes for the protein MPNRLRVPSLVVTGSPSPFHITCNPPGMGEGDNSLRRFSFALMRRHSNTALNRCDSMGSLSHRTLLQFLDSNDLAGLKSFLGTRQLQVDERDDNATTVLMLASGRGATNFVKELIARGADVQAQDLDNWSALLFAAKAGHVDIVEILLDNGADLEHRDMGGWTALMWGSYKGHTAVVSLLVQKGADVQAHGNYHLNPLLWASGRGHTDIVKVLVNTGGAKPNVGDKYGTTPLVWACRKGNTEIVDTLLKAGANVDTAGMYSWTPLLVAVSGGNQECVSLLLERKPNVNALDKDGMTALSIACREGLTEVASALIAAGAYVNVQDRAGDTPLINAVKGGYRSVVEILLKRHVDVDIQGKDRKTALYTAVEKGHTILVKLILQSNPDLELSTKDGDTSLLRAVRNRNLEMVQMLLERKAKVGASDKRGDTCLHVAMRARSKAIVEALLSNPKYSQLLYRSNKAGETPYGIDAMHQKTILGQVFGARRLNANEDSEGMLGYGLYSSALADVLSEPTLTTPITVGLYAKWGSGKSFLLAKLREEMKSFAQQWSEPPIRAPILFFLVCLHVAVVIATIVGLATWSYILGLITGISLLLLIYFFNYLFKFLDRRYDLEWLYSLNYGLSKKLGRLRLILQVAFCHPPGPQSDSQPMPVRFHFAEASGAAPNGDAAVALMLASIFDAIEAHYGSLATGLYRAFRPKPLKATGGWRWRRMCCVPVVLLFELGILGVVTTASLSIVYTEYGSSGRLVVEKIIIACYTAQIIIVTFRDEIAVTIYILIGFLLAGTIANLHAWSKLIGALFMTQGKHLKRAFNNNEAAPLTALGAEVSLMTDMIRCLDAFTNQQSRLVGVVDALDSCDTERTLTILNAIQTLLSAPQRPFVLLLAVDPHVIAKAAEANSRRLFTEGGIGGHDFLRNLVHLPVYLQNSGLRKVQRAQSTAMATYRRVVPDLSRDDEPHLGHSASARRLSNASEIMSSQEKLRAMPGTSRAGSKKLRVSDSIASSIGSNLHKLGQNPPVDLSKIVLTDDYFSDVNPRSMRRLMNVIYITVRLLKAFQIDFSWYRLSSWINLTEQWPLRASMIVLEHDQGGENFDDAMSLQSVYDKVRPKIACLREAANLLDLDRDERKLDAFLQLHKSDLLVSDLRIFLPFTINLDPYLRKVLKEDQQAMEDEGIIIPIKSAIPPMKSHSFVPTRHSHQSIIHPTPQHATSLPTWTGFYNAPPGMPMMNYYNPNLASLMHPDSSGMKKTGSTSILIDHSTDNHSNGASSLPGSSKQPSKSLLSRGSPPLDFDISNIQLNKLTVEELIDLLASVGDLKPALDKMSPVLRDNAISGRVLSYCSLDELKTVLNLSFGHWEIFKMLILQLRENTTVSKKSTKTTTFAKSVGDSLEISDSMPTSTQSPASQSVFQPVRQKSQNLLEKQVTLEEQMICGALQTLNEDAFEDVVGSERPSPSGEMFSQYLAPIRESSEIGSPPRLSYNFTNPNLLAHMSATSGDDSFQQRSHLRSHSLHDESLSSVVIMSHPPSNVDDTKV